Proteins found in one Triticum urartu cultivar G1812 chromosome 4, Tu2.1, whole genome shotgun sequence genomic segment:
- the LOC125550792 gene encoding PHD finger protein At1g33420-like, with amino-acid sequence MAVLGRPTKRARRGRVLAEPCLLDLRAFPGRKERAGAASFRASVRGFLSRHASPAPPPAEWEQGGVLGDAGAVWQVGFRVGEEGEASVVAMDVVEEDVPRARRVHCDHCTVAGWSRHPVCGKKFHFIIRNDKTASCKTCRRCGLMVQLFETRCLACSHGSALPHDGSEDWDYAQIDDPRHLLHGIVHENGFGHLVRINGHEGGSSLLTGYQLMDFWDRLCTYLRVRKVSVLDVSKKFEVDYRVLHAIATGCSWYGQWGFKLGSGSFGITSETYSKATENLSSVSLSHFFPHSRYPRNQLQDTIAFYQSLSKRPLTTFRDLFLYVLGLAAGKSVHTHLVTMHKRELAYDANFKDENWADEKIKQAMDVALKVLRAADRWVAMRTLKAATAHPIGSPQLVDYCLKTIGGTRTYDGMVVVVRCNSETNTIEYRLTNEILPPKNASMPTREHLFRDIKFLYDMLLNPHTMQPYKPEHIHEHANRSAMVLLDCKQFIKHYDMEEDFLPQNQSVLHIWCQVELLDQVGDPPSLPAELLTLPQTATVADLKMEAARTFQSIYLMLQSFVANQLLDCPTADDTTQVKLLFGAKGTVSIQGKCVGGERRVAIYRMERGVEKWTVNCSCGAKDDDGERMLSCDSCHVWQHTRCVGISDFVQVPKRFVCASCKLLHKSKM; translated from the exons ATGGCGGTGCTCGGGCGGCCCACGAAGCGGGCGCGGCGCGGGCGGGTGCTGGCGGAGCCCTGCCTCCTCGACCTGCGGGCGTTCCCCGGCCGGAAGGAGCGGGCCGGCGCCGCGTCGTTCCGCGCCAGCGTGCGGGGGTTCCTGTCCCGGCACgcgtcgccggcgccgccgcccgcggaGTGGGAGCAGGGCGGCGTGCTGGGCGACGCCGGCGCGGTGTGGCAGGTAGGTTTCCGTGTAGGCGAGGAGGGCGAGGCCTCGGTCGTGGCCATGGATGTGGTCGAGGAGGACGTGCCCAGGGCCAGGCGCGTCCACTGTGACCACTGTACGGTTGCTG GCTGGAGCAGGCACCCAGTTTGTGGGAAGAAGTTTCACTTCATAATTCGGAATGACAAAACGGCCAGCTGCAAAACCTGCCGGCGTTGTGGCCTGATGGTTCAATTGTTTGAGACAAG GTGCCTGGCGTGCAGTCACGGTTCTGCGTTACCCCATGATGGATCTGAAGATTGGGACTATGCCCAGATTGACGATCCGCGGCATTTGCTACATGGCATAGTACATGAAAATGGGTTTGGCCATCTTGTACGAATTAACGGCCATGAAGGTGGCTCCAGCCTCTTGACAGGATACCAACTGATGGACTTTTGGGATCGTCTTTGCACATACCTAAGAGTCAG AAAGGTTTCAGTGTTGGATGTCTCGAAGAAGTTTGAAGTTGACTACCGAGTTCTACATGCCATTGCCACTGGCTGTTCTTGGTACGGGCAGTGGGGATTCAAACTTGGAAGTGGGAGCTTTGGAATTACATCTGAAACCTACAGCAAAGCCACTGAAAACCTCTCCTCAGTATCACTCTCTCACTTCTTTCCGCACTCCCGATATCCTCGAAACCAACTGCAGGATACCATTGCATTCTATCAATCGCTCTCAAAGCGCCCTCTCACAACATTCCGTGATCTGTTCCTCTATGTCTTGGGGCTTGCTGCTGGCAAGAGTGTGCATACCCACCTTGTGACAATGCACAAGAGGGAGCTCGCATATGATGCCAATTTCAAAGACGAAAACTGGGCTGATGAGAAAATAAAGCAAGCGATGGATGTTGCGCTGAAAGTTCTCCGTGCTGCAGATAGGTGGGTGGCTATGCGAACCCTAAAGGCAGCTACAGCTCATCCAATTGGTTCACCACAGCTGGTTGATTACTGCCTCAAGaccattggtggtacaagaaccTATGATGGGATGGTTGTTGTAGTTCGATGCAACAGTGAGACAAACACAATAGAGTATAG GCTCACAAATGAAATCTTGCCGCCAAAGAATGCGAGCATGCCAACTCGGGAACACCTTTTCCGTGACATCAAGTTCCTCTATGATATGCTCCTCAACCCTCATACAATGCAACCTTATAAGCCAGAACATATTCATGAACATGCCAACAGATCTGCGATGGTCCTTTTGGACTGCAAACAATTCATCAAGCATTATGACATGGAAGAGGATTTCTTACCTCAAAACCAATCTGTGCTGCACATCTGGTGCCAAGTGGAGCTATTGGATCAGGTTGGTGATCCACCCAGCCTCCCAGCAGAACTTTTAACACTTCCGCAAACAGCTACTGTTGCTGATCTGAAGATGGAGGCTGCGAGAACATTCCAAAGTATCTACTTGATGCTACAAAGCTTTGTAGCAAACCAGCTTCTTGATTGTCCAACTGCAGATGACACAACTCAAGTCAAGCTCTTATTTGGAGCAAAAGGGACTGTCAGCATCCAAGGCAAGTGTGTTGGAGGTGAGCGCAGGGTTGCAATTTATCGGATGGAGAGGGGTGTAGAAAAATGGACAGTTAATTGTTCATGTGGAGCGAAGGATGATGATGGTGAGAGGATGCTATCTTGTGACTCATGCCATGTGTGGCAGCACACTAGGTGTGTTGGAATTAGTGATTTTGTTCAGGTGCCGAAGAGATTTGTGTGTGCATCTTGTAAATTACTCCACAAGTCTAAGATGTAA